Genomic segment of Murdochiella vaginalis:
AACAATTGCTAACATCTTAATTCCTCCTGCATCTAATATTACAATCCGTTCGTCTTTTCTATGTCATGAAGAAATCGATTGCACCCCCTCTCTATATCACAATCTCATTGAGCCACAATGGCCATGGCTTTAGATCACCCCTTCCTCAGATAAACGTTTGAGTTCACATTTGCTGAGTCCAAGAAATTCTTGATAAATGGAAGAGTTATCCTCGCCAAGCAGAGGAGAAGGTTTTATGATCTCCGGATTAGTATCAGTCATTTTAATCGCATCGCCATTAACAGGCATGTCGCCAATAACAGGATGGTGCATCGTAGGAAACATTTCCCTTGCACCAGCAATATGTGCGTCTTTGACAATTTGAGATAAATCATAAACCGGTCCAGCGGGAACGCCAGCTTTGAGTGCCCTCGTTGTAATATCTTCAACACTGTAGTGTATTGACCACGCATTGATCAGTTTCTCTAATGCATTCATATTTTCAACACGCAATATGTTTGTCGAAAAACGAGAATCATCGAGCCATTCAGGCTTCATTACAACGTTCTTGCAAAATTTTTCAAACAGATTTTGATTTCCACAGGCGATGACAACAAGGCCATCAGAAGCTTGGAAAGTGTCATATGGAGCAAGAGCAGCATAGGCATTTCCATTTCTTTCATATAACTTTCCTGTATACCAATATCGCGTAAAAGCATTTTCCAAAGAGACAACAATCGAATCCACCAAGGAAACATCAACTCTTTGTCCAACTCCCGTCAATTTTCGTGCATGTAGCGCCGCTAAAATACCAATCGTTAAATTCATACCAGCAAGCATGTCGCCCATAGCATTCCCTGCACGCGTCGGCTGTCCTCCCTTTTCACCCGTAAGACTCATTAAACCGCCCATAGCCTGAGCTAAGATGTCATAACCTGGACGCTGTGAATAGGGCCCCCAGGCTCCAAATCCCGATACCGCTCCGTAAATGATCCTTGCGTTGATTTGTTTTAAAACGTCATAACCCAATCCCAATTTCTCCATGACGCCCGGCCGATAGTTTTCAAGCACGATATCGGCCTTTTTGACCATTTCTAAAAACATCGACTTCCCAATATCACTCTTTAAATTTAGAGTTACGCCATATTTGCTTCTGTTCAATAGTGCAAAATAAGCACTTTCCCCATTTACAATCGGACCATAAGAACGGCTATCGTCTCCTTTTTTAGGAATTTCGATCTTGATCACACGAGCGCCCATATCACCAAGGAGGGAACTACAGAAAGGGCCGGCAACTACTCTGGTCAAATCTAATACGGTAATGTCTTCTAACGCACGATGGCAACTCATCTCATTCCCCCTATTCGACTTGAAATCGATTTCTTGAAAAAATAACGTTTTCACCCATTTCATCCTGCAGTGCAAGAGCAAATATCCCTATAAACTTAGTAATTTTTCCAGCCAGAGATACTGATCAACCTTGATTCGTAATATAGAACGAAGTATAATTTTTGAAAATTCCAACTTTTCTTAAGCTGCTTTAGATTAAGCTTAAGGCAAAAAAATAAGGAATGAAAAATATTACATTTTCATTCCTTATGAAGATAATCGATAGAAATTTAAGACGAGCACTTAGAAAAGTGGTCGAATTTGCCTACTCTTCTTGATGATAATTGTATTCAATTTTTAGTGTCCTTTTCCTTTTAGAATACGCCATACCGTCGTACGACCAATTTGTAATCTTTTCGCTGTTCTTGTCTGGTTCATTTCTTCTTCGCGCATAACTTGACAAACGATGTTATAAATAATTTCCGCTAAAGGCCGATCATAGGGAATTTTTCCTACTGTACCCGCTTCTCGCCATTGGTTTTCTTCAAAAAGAAGAAGGGACACCTCGTCCTCGGTGAGGTAATAATTGGTTGTTTTCGAAAAAAGCGTCCGAAGAACACGCTGTAATTGTTCTAAATTTCCGGGCCATGAATGATTGACCAGAAGATCAAGGGCTTTTGGTTCAAAGCCGGCAATTGGCTTATTGGTTTGGATTTTATATTTTTTTAAGTAAATATCAATAATATCAACGAGTTCACTACGTCTCTCGGAAAGCGACGGCATACGGAAAAACTGTACCACGGGCGATTCTTCCAAGAGCGTTAGCTGAGAAGAAAGGGATTCGTCAACAGCATCCAAAGTAAACAACAGCCTATGGGGAATTTTGTCTCTCCGACGAAGAAAAGAGAATCGTTTGATTTTCTCCCCATCGCATTGTTGTATGTTTTGGATAATGATGGTGAAAGGCTCCGACGCCATCGGTAAAAAGGAGTCGAAAAAGTACGACCACATGCTTTCGTTCATGCTTTGCGCATCCATCCACGCGATGGGAAATCGCGATTTTTGATTTAAGGCAATATATAGTGCAGAGTCAATTTTGCCTGTGCCCCTTTCTCCGTAGATGACAAGGTCATCCTGAGGAGCAAAAAACGGTCGTAATTTTGATCGGATTTGACCAAGAGAGAGGGAAGTCTTCAAATTTCGTGCATCCTGTGTTGGATCATGGGAATTAAAGCGAAAGAGACGAATGCCATAGTCTTTTGAAATTTGATCAAAATCATTTGGTTTGATCGTGACAATATAGTATGTCGTTCCTGCTTTGATTTGCTTCTGAAGGTAAAAGAGCAGCCTCTGTCCATCGCTGAGTTGTGCGGTGCGAACCGTTGTCGAAGTAAGAAGATAGGACACAAAGAACGTTTCAACCAATTCCATCAGTTCATCAACAACAACATGACCGGGTAGATTAGAGGAAATGACTTTTCCCATGTTGTTGATGGAAACATAATAAATATCGCGTTCTTTTAAAATGGTGTGCTGTATCGTTTCTGCCTGAAGTCCCGCTCTGCGCTGCGAATAAAAATAAACGGCTTCGTCAATGGAAAGTTGGATATTCTCAAGACTTGACAGCAATATCTTCGTTTCCAGCTGAAAAGAAGCTGCCACTTCTGAGCTGATGACATCACAGAGTAAGAGATCATATCCTTTTTCTTTTATCGTCTTAATCACTTCCGGTATTTTATCGCTTTGTGTAACAGTGTAAATGTCTTCTCTTCCAAAGTTTTTTGTTTCCAAATAGGCTGCACACATCGTAATCGTCGGATAGCCGACTAAGGCGACTTTTTTATCTGTCTTTATGGAATAAAGGGTTTTTCCTAAATCATTGCTGGTCATCGGAATGGAAAATACGGGAATCGAAAAATGCGCACGCAGTATCTCTGCTGTTCCTCCTCGCGAGATAATGGCTTCAATAGAGGTGTGTTTCAAGATGTCTTCCGTAATCGCAATACTTCCTTCCACATTCCCAACGGCGTATGAGGCTTCGACATATGGATACCGCTTGAGAATGGATTGAACATCTTTCTTCATGGATAGATAAGGAATGATAAAAAGAATGTGCATTGTTCCCGCCTTTCCTATATTAAAGCTCATCGCCTGAGCTTTATTGATTATATTCCACATTGAAACAGAATAAGGAGATGAACGTTTCAATATGAAACATCGTCTCCTATCATGAGCCTCCTCTTTTTTTTATGCTTTTCATGAAGTAAGGAAAATCAATGGCCTCGATCGTGAACGATAAGTGAAAAATGCAAAGGAGGATCGTATGAAAGCATGCTATGTTGTTTCGCCGGAAAAAGTGGAAATTAAAAACATTGAAAAGCCGGTAATTGATGAAAAGGAAGTGCTTATCCGCGTCCATTATGCAGGTGTATGCGGATCAGATCTACATCTCTTCCACGGCACACACCCTTTTCGCAAGCCACCTGAAATTCTTGGTCACGAGGTAGTGGGAGAAATCGTTGAAATCGGTTCAAAGGTTACCGACTTGCGAATCGGTGATCGGGTCACCGTAGAGCCGCATTTAGGATGTGGACAATGTGAGCTTTGTCAGTCTGGCAACGAAAATCTCTGCCGTACAAAAATTGCGCCGGGTTCCGCAAAATGGATGGGTACCTTTGTCAATTATTTCAAAGCGCCGGCGAGCAAGACGCATCGTCTGGCCGATAAGGTACCGGATGAAATCGGTGTGCTGATCGAGCCATTCGCGGTGGCTGTGCACGCGATCAATCTAATTTCCATTCCGCAAAGAGAAAGCATCGTTATCCTTGGTTCAGGTACAATCGGTCTTTTTACTGTCGTGGCTGCAAAAGCTGCAGGTTTTAAAACCATTATTGCTACGGATACGCAACAATTTAATCGCGATATGGCGATGCAATTTGGAGCGAATATTACGCTTGATCCGCTGAATTGTGATGTTGCGGAGGAGGTAAAAAAAGTCACCGATGGAAAGGGTGCGGACGTTGCGATCGTTGCTGCAGGAGCAAGCAATATCATTGATCAAGCATCCAGCTCGGTACGAAAGCGCGGCGAAGTTGTGCTCGTTGCCATGATAACTGAGAAGATTCCCGTCTATAGTTACAGTTTTGTCTTTAATGAGCAAAAACTAATCGGTGCCATGACGTATCGCCCCCAAGATTTTAAAGAAGCTGTCGATTTGGTTAACAATGGGTTGAATCTGGATGGCTTTGTCACACAAATTTTCCCCATTCATCAAACACAGGAAGCTCTCGACACTTTAGCACAGAAAAAAGAAAATGTAGTGAAAGTGCTGGTCGACTTTCATAAAGAATAAGAAGGGAGTGGCCATGAAGCGCGCTAAATTCATATTTGTTTGTTTGACCGTTTTGCTCTTATGCGTCGGCTGTGGAAAACCGAAGGAACAAGCCGAGGTGAATTTAAGACTGGGGCACATTCAATCTGCCAAGGATATCTGGCACAAAGCGAGTCTCGTCTTTAAAGAAGAGCTGGAAAAACGTTCTGGTGGAAAAATAACCGCTACGATTTATCCCAGTTCAACACTGGGGGGCGATCGGGATATTGTGGAAGGTATGCAATTAGGAACCATCGATATGGGTTTGATTGCCGGCGTTCTTGGAAACTTCGAACCTTCCATTCAGCTTTTCGAAATTCCTTATCTTATGACCAATGAGCAGGAATACGAGACCATTGTGAAAGGAGAAGTGGGCGGAATTATTGTTGAGAGGCTACGTCAAAGGGCCGGCGTTCATATTCTGGACTTTTGGGATCGCGGGCCTCGCGAAGTCAGCTCCAACAAGCCGATTAACACCATTCAAGATATAAAGGGTTTGAAGATTCGTATTCCTGAAATTCAAGCTATGGAGGCGGTCTGGTCCGCCATGGGAGCATCGCCGACAACGATGGCTTGGGGAGAAGTCTACACAGCCCTGGAGCAAAATGTCATCGAAGCGCAGGAGAATCCCGTCCCCTTTATGTATAGCGGACGAATTCAGGAAGTACAAAAATATATTGCCATGACCGATCACAAGTTTGAATATGTGACGCTTTCGATCTCTGAAAAAACGTGGCAAAGTCTGACAGAGGAGCAGCAGAAAATCGTCCGGGAAGCTGCGGATGCTGCTACAAAATATCAAAACGATACCGTAAATCAAGTGGCCAAAGAAAACCTACAAGAAATGATTGATGCCGGAATGAAGATTACCTATCCGGATAAAAAAGAGTTTCAAGACGCAGCAAAGGAAGCTTCTCGCATCTATGGCGAATCTGTTGATGCCGATCTTTATAACAAAATCATTCAAGATTTGGAGGCCATGAAATGAAAAAGCTGAATGATACCATCCAATCTATTTTGTACTACTTGCTAGCCTTCATGATCTGCTTAATGACTGTAATCGTTGTGTTACAAGTTTTCTTTCGCTACGTGATGTCAAGCCCTTTAACATGGTCGGAAGAGTTAGCACGTTATTTGTTCGTATGGATTACTTTCTTAGGTATTGCCATCGCCATTCGTAAGAAAGCGCATGTTGCCATTGACTTAGTAGTCGAGCACCTTCCGAAGATGCAGCAAAGAATTATACGCATAATCAACACCGTTATGATCCTTCTTTTGGGGGGCATTATCGTATACGGTGGTGTGCAACTGATGAAAATTGGAGAGATACAAAAGAGCGCAACTTTGTTGCTCCCCATGAGTTTGGTTTTTTCTGCCATTCCAGTTTCGGGCGTGTTCATTGTTCTCTTCAGTATAGAGGACTTGCTTTCGTACTTCTCGAAAGGAGAAAAGAAATGAATACAGCGCTTCTTATCCTTATCGTTTTTCTTATTTTGCTTACCATGGGTTTAGAAGTTGGATTTGCGGTAACTGCATCTGCCCTTGCCGCAGCGGTAATGTTGAAAATCCCCGTTGCCGTCGTCGCACAACGTTATTTTACGGCGGTCGATTCTTTTTCGTTGATGGCCATTCCGCTTTTCATGGTGGCCGGCTCAATCATGAGTAAAGGTTCCTTGACGAAACGCATCATCGACTTTACACTCTCCTTTATGGGAAATGTAAAAGGGGCGCTTTGTCAGGTAGTCGCCATATCCGGAATGATCATGGGAGGCATTTCCGGCTCCGGTGTCGCCGATACGGCAGCGCTTGGTGCGCTTTTGCATCCCGAGATGAAACGTAAAAAATATGATCCGGAATTTTCTGCTGCACTGATTGCCGCTTCCGGATCCATCGGTCTCATCATTCCTCCAAGTGTCGCAATGATTATTTATGGGGTAACCACCCAGTCATCGATTGGAGACCTTTTCATTGCCGGTATTGTTCCGGGGGTCTTGATCTCGCTGGCTTTCATGCTTTACTCTTTTGTCGTTGCCCACAAAGAGCATTACCCTGTCGAAGGATCCTCTTCTTGGGCAGAACGATGGGATAAGTTTAAGAAAGCCATATTTTCTCTTATTATGCCGCTGATCATCATTATCGGTATCCGCGGTGGCTTCTTTACACCGACAGAAGGCGGTGCGATTATCTCCGCCTATGCACTGCTAGTCAGCATGTTTATTTACAAGGACATTAAACTTGCGGATCTTCCGGAAATTTTCTTTGATGCAGCGTTGAGCACGGCAACGATTGCTTTGATTATTTGCGGTACTTCCTTGTTAACCTGGATCCTAGCCTATGAAAATATTCCGCAAATGTTAACGCAAGCGGTCTTGTCCTTAACGGACAACAAGATCATTCTCATTATATTGATCCAGAGTATTCTGCTTTTGACGGGTATGGTAATTGACAGCGGTCCGGCTATTATGTTACTCGCCCCCATTCTTGCACCGATTGCAAAACAAATTGGAATGAGTAGCGTGCAGTTCGGCCTGATGATGGTCATCAGCTTGACGACCGGTTTGTTAACGCCACCCGTTGGCACGGCAATGTATGTTTCCAGCAACATTTCTAAGATTCCTGTACAGAGGCTAGCTAAACGTCTCGTGCCTTTTGTTCTCATCATGACCGTCATGTCCTTACTGATTGCCATCTTCCCCATCTTTTCGGAAATTCTGCTGTAGGAGGTTCTATGTCCATCTTAATGGGAATTATAGCGGATGATTTTACGGGAGGCAGTGATGCTGCCTCCTTCTTCGCCAATCACGGCATACCGACCTTTCTAAGCAACGGGATTCCGAAGGATCCCTCCTTGCGCAAAAAATGGTCCGGAGATCATCACTGTGTAATCGTCATCGCACAAAAAATTCGTTCTATTGCTGCCGAAGAAGCCGTTGCTCATGCGCTAGATGCGTGCTGCTGGCTACGCAAAGAAGGTGCTGAAAAGTTGTTTTATAAGTATTGCTCCACCTTTGACTCCACTCCAAAGGGAAACATCGGACCGATTACGGACGCGATTCTTGAGGCCTTTGATTATCCATATACCTTTTTAGCGCCCGGTTTACCGGTCAATGGCCGAACGGTTGAGCAAGGAATTCTTAAACTCTATGGAGTTCCCCTGGCCGAAACCCACATGAAGAACCATCCTGTCAATCCCATGTGGGATTCCCGCATTGCTGAATTGATGCGCCCGCAAGGTAAGTATCCGTGCATTGAACTTGATCGGAATAATCTATACCAGTCCCGTGAAAAAATCGATGAATACGTAAAAACACAGCTATCGAAGACCTCTAATGCACAAGGTAAAAGTGGCCCCTACTACGTAATCCCGGATTATACCAAGGCTAAGGATGCCGATCAGCTCGTAGCAACCTATTCCGATTGTGATTTCTGGACAGGCGGATCTGGCTTGAATGATGCATTTAGTGCTCAATTTTTAAAGCAAAAAAACATAGATGCTACTTCGACCGAGGAGCGTGTCCCCGGTAAATCGATTCTGTTCTCCGGATCTTGTTCAGAAATGACCTTGCAACAAATTGCTCATTACCGCCTCCGTTATCCGAATAAAGCGGTTCAAATTGCTGTTCGTGAGGTGATGGAAGGAAATCCGGAAGAAAAAATTTGGGAAAAAGCGCTGTCGATCGGTGATGGAGTATTAATCTACAGTTCTGACGATGCGAGCGGCCGTTCCGCTTTGGCGAAGGTATATAATCAAGAAGAAGTTTCTAATCGCCTAGAGAAATTAATGGGACGTCTCGCACAACGAGCCTATGCTGCAGGATTTAACAAGTTGATTATTGCCGGTGGCGAGACAAGCGGGGCTATAACAACCGCATTAAATTTCTCAACCTACCAAATTGGAAAAAGTATTGCTCCTGGCGTGCCGGTAATGATACCTGTTGAAAATGAGAAGGCTCGCTTGATTTTAAAATCTGGCAATTTCGGTCAGAAAAATTTCTTTGAAGAAGCTATCTCCTTTCTTGCACCGGAAATCGAATCCGGACGTCTAGAATCCGCAACATGAAATAGAAAGGCATGAAATGCAACCGGAACAACAAATAAAAGAAATGATACTCTATGGGAAAATATTGTTTGAGCGTGGAAAAGTCACAGGTTCCGCTGCCAATATGAGTATACGCTGTGGTGAAGAAATCTATATTACACGAAGCGGATCCTGCTTCGGGACGCTTACGGAAGAAGATTTTGCCTGTATTGACCGGAAAGGAAAATCACGGAACGGAATTCAACCCAGCAAAGAATGGCCTCTGCATTGGATTTATTATGAATCCAAGCTGGGACAAAATGCCGTGATTCACACCCATTCCCTCTATGCGACGCTTTGGAGCACGATCGCTCCGGAAGATGCTAAAAGCGTAGTACCATCGATCACGCCTTACCTGCAAATGCGGATAGGAAATATTGCACGAATTCCCTATGCCCCACCGGGAAGCGAGAAACTTTTTTCCTTAGCTAAGCAATACATGTCTCTAGCGGATGGGTTTTTGATGGAGAGACACGGCCTTCTAGTTGGAGGAAAAGATATGGAAAATGCGTTTTATAATGCAGAAGAATTGGAATATTCCTGTCAGATAGCATGGGAAATGCGAAGAGCGTAAGAGTTTCTGCACTATCTACCAACAAGCAAGAAGGACAGCACGTTTTGCTGCCCTTCTTGCTTCTTCATCGCGGGGGCAGGATCCCCACGGCGCTTCGCGCCTCTGGATGCCTCGCTCACCGCGCGCCCTGCGCGCTTCGCGCTTGGTCTTGCGGGAGCTCTGGCAATCCCACGGCGCTTTGCGCCTCTGGATGCCTCGCTCACCGCGCGCCCTGCGCGCTTCGCGCTTGGCCTTGCGGGAGCTCTGGCAATCTCACCAGGTTCTCATCCTGCCCCCTACCTCTACAAACAAGCAAAAAGGACAGCACATTGTGCTGTCCCTTTGCTTCTGTATTGCGGGGGCAGGATTCGAACCTGCGACCTCCGGGTTATGAGCCCGACGAGATGCCACTTCTCTACCCCGCGGTATAAAGAAAGGACACTTCCGTGCCCTTTCCTTTTATTTGGCGACTACCTACTCTCCCAGGCCGTTTCCAACCAAGTACCATCGGCGATGTGAGGCTTAACTTCTGTGTTCGGGATGGGAACAGGTGTATCCCTCACGCTATCGTCACCATATTAAACATTCAATTCTTAACAATTCCGCATCTCCGTCAAAGACGCTTTCGTCTCCGACGCAGTCGATTTCTTCCGCGCGCCTTCGCGCTACGCGCTCGCCTTGCGGGAAACCGTTGCGTATGAAATGGCTACCAACCGCTTCGCTTGTTGGGCCATTTCACAATCTTAATAGGTATTTCTGGTCAAATATTCGAGAGATTAGTATCAGTTAGCTCCACGTATTACTACGCTTCCACCTCTGACCTATCAACCGGGTTTTCTTCCCGGTCTCTACGAAATCTCATCTTGAGGGGGGCTTCGCGCTTAGATGCCTTCAGCGCTTATCCCGTCCGAACGTAGCTACCCGGCTATGCCCTTGGCAGAACAACCGGTACACCATCGGTTCGTCCATCCCGGTCCTCTCGTACTAGGGACAGCTCCTCTCAAATTTCTTACGCCCACGCTGGATAGGGACCGAACTGTCTCACGACGTTCTGAACCCAGCTCGCGTACCTCTTTAATGGGCGAACAGCCCAACCCTTGGAACCTGCTCCAGCTCCAGGATGAGACGAGCCGACATCGAGGTGCCAAACACCCCCGTCGATGTGAACTCTTGGGGGGTATAAGCCTGTTATCCCCAGGGTAGCTTTTATCCGTTAAGCGATGGCCCTTCCACGCGGTACCACCGGATCACTAAGTCCTACTTTCGTATCTGCTCGACTTGTGGGTCTCGCAGTGAAGCTCGCTTTTGCCTTTATACTCGTTGAATGGTTTCTGTCCATCCTGAGCGAACCTTTGAACGCCTCCGTTACTCTTTGGGAGGCGACCGCCCCAGTCAAACTGTCCGACTGACAGTGTCCCCGAACCGGTTCACGGTCCTAGGTTAGAACCCTAGTCTGTAAAGGGTGGTATCCAAAGGGCGACTCCGCATCATCTGGCGACAATGTTTCCTAGTCTCCCACCTATCCTGTACATTACAAACCAAAGTCCAATGTCAACCTGCAGTAAAGCTCCATGGGGTCTTTCCGTCCTAGCGTGGGTAAGTCGCATCTTCACGACTACTACAATTTCACCGGATCCTTTGTTGAGACAGTGCCCAAATCGTTACACCTTTCGTGCGGGTCGGAACTTACCCGACAAGGAATTTCGCTACCTTAGGACCGTTATAGTTACGGCCGCCGTTTACTGGGGCTTAAGTTCACTGCTTCGAATTGCTTCTAACAGCTCCCCTTGACCTTCCAGCACCGGGCAGGTGTCAGCACCTATACTTCGCCTTGCGGCTTCGCAGATACTTGTGTTTTTGGTAAACAGTCGCTTGGGCCGATTCTCTGCGGCCATCCGAAGATGGCACCCCTTCTCCCGAAGTTACGGGGTCATTTTGCCGAGTTCCTTAACAAAGGTTCTTCCGCGCGTCTTAGAATATTCTTCCTGCCTACCTGTGTCGGTTTTGGTACGGGAGCAAAAAATCTCGATAGCGTCTTTTCTTGGCAGTGTAGCATCAGCAACTTCTCTACTCACATTTCGATCCCCATCCGCCCTCAGCACCATCCGACGGATTTGCCTATCGGACTAGCCCACTGCGTTGGACGCGCTTACCTTCTACGCGCTTTGCTTAGCTTCCTGCGTCAACACTTCTCTCAAACGATTCTTTACTGTACCGGAATTTCCACCGGTTATCCATCGCCTACGCCCTTCGGCCTCAGCTTAGGTCCCGACTTACCCTGAGAGGACGAGCCTTGCTCAGGAACCCTTCGGCTTTCGACGGGTGAGATTCTCACTCACCTTCTCGCTACTCATGCCAGCATTCTCTCTCGACTGCGCTCCACATGGGGTTACCCCTGATGCTTCGATGCCCAGTCGATGCTCCTCTACCGATGGTCGAGACAAAAAGTATTCTATGAATACGCCTTCCTTTATTAGCCCAATGAAATTGATGAATGATATCTTGGAATAACCTTATACCATTTGGCTCTTTGTTCTGTCGTATCTCATGTTTGTTGAAATTTGACTCTTTGTGTGCGATATTTCTCATCAATTTTGGAAAGCTTTCATAAAATACTTTTTGTCTCGATCCATCCCATAGCTTCGGTATGACGTTTAGCCCCGTGTATCTTCGGCGCAACTTCACTCGACCAGTGAGCTATTACGCACTCTTTAAATGTATGGCTGCTTCTAAGCCAACATCCTGGTTGTCCAAGTAAAATAACATCCTTTTCCACTGAACGTCATTTGGGGACCTTAGCTGATGATCTGGGCTGTTTCCCTTTTGACGATGAAGCTTATCCCTCACCGTCTCACTCCCATGGCTAATGCACGGAATTCGAAGTTTGATAGGTGTTGGTAACACAAAGTGCCCCGCGACCAGTCAGTGCTCTACCTCCCTGCATCTTCTCATGAGGCTTGCCCTAAAGCAATTTCGAGGAGAACCAGCTATCTCCGAGTTCGATTGGCTTTTCACCCCTAACCACAAGTCATCCGAAGCGTTTTAAACCGCTCCCGGTTCGGTCCTCCATTGAATTTTACTTCAACTTCAACCTGCTCATGGCTAGATCACCCGGTTTCGGGTCTATGTCCACAAACTTTCGCGCTCTTCACACTCGGTTTCCCTCCGGCTCCGCCCCTGAAAGGCTTAACCTCGCTTGTAAACATAACTCGCTGGCCCGTTCTACAAAAAGTACGATATCACCCTCCTAAAAGGGCTCTATCTGCTTGTAAGCACAAGGTTTCAGATTCTTTTCACTCCCCTCTCGGGGTTCTTTTCACCTTTCCCTCACGGTACTTGTTCACTATCGGTCACATGATCGTATTTAGGCTTAGGAGGTGGTCCTCCCATGTTCCCACCAAATTTCTCGTGTTCGGTGGTACTCGTTCGTGATGATCTCTTCCTCTTTCG
This window contains:
- a CDS encoding class II aldolase/adducin family protein; the encoded protein is MQPEQQIKEMILYGKILFERGKVTGSAANMSIRCGEEIYITRSGSCFGTLTEEDFACIDRKGKSRNGIQPSKEWPLHWIYYESKLGQNAVIHTHSLYATLWSTIAPEDAKSVVPSITPYLQMRIGNIARIPYAPPGSEKLFSLAKQYMSLADGFLMERHGLLVGGKDMENAFYNAEELEYSCQIAWEMRRA